From the Budorcas taxicolor isolate Tak-1 chromosome 1, Takin1.1, whole genome shotgun sequence genome, one window contains:
- the GART gene encoding trifunctional purine biosynthetic protein adenosine-3, protein MAARVLVIGSGGREHTLAWKLAQSTHVKQVLVTPGNAGTACSEKISNTDISISDHTALAQFCKDEKIEFVVVGPEAPLAAGIVGNLNSVGVRCFGPTAEAAQLESSKRFAKEFMDRHGISTARWRAFTKPEKACDFIMSADFPALVVKASGLAAGKGVIIAKSKEEACDAVREIMQGKAFGEAGETVVIEELLEGEEVSCLCFTDGRTVAPMPPAQDHKRLLEGDQGPNTGGMGAYCPAPQVSKDLLLKIKNTILQRTVDGMQEEGMPYTGVLYAGIMLTKNGPKVLEFNCRFGDPECQVILPLLKSDLYEVIQSTLDGLLCTSLPVWLDNCAAVTVVMASKGYPGDYTKGVEITGFPEARALGLEVFQAGTALKDGKVVTNGGRVLTVMAIRESLISALEEARKGLAAIKFEGAVYRKDIGFRAIAFLQQTRGLTYKESGVDIAAGNMLVQKIKPLAKATSRPGCDVDLGGFAGLFDLKAAGFTDPLLACGTDGVGTKLKIAQQCGKHDTIGQDLVAMCVNDILAQGAEPLFFLDYFSCGKLDLHTTEAVITGIAQACRKAGCALLGGETAEMPDMYPPGEYDLAGFAVGAMERDQKLPHLERITEGDAVIGIASSGLHSNGFSLVRKIVANSSLRYSSPAPVGCGDQTLGDLLLTPTRIYSHSLLPVLRSGRVKAVAHITGGGLLENIPRVLPQKLGVNLDAQTWRVPRIFSWLQHEGHLSEEEMARTFNCGIGAALVVSEDLVKQTLQDIEQHQEEAWVIGRVVACPEGSPRVKVEHLIETMQINGSVLENGTLRNHISVQPKKARVAVLISGTGSNLQALIDSTREPSSLAHIVVVISNKAAVAGLDKAEKAGIPTRVINHKLYKHRAAFDNAVDEVLEEFSTDIVCLAGFMRILSGPFVRKWNGKMLNIHPSLLPSFKGSNAHEQVLDAGVTITGCTVHFVAEDVDAGQIILQEAVPVKRGDTVETLSERVKLAEHKIFPSALQLVASGAVCLGENGRICWVTED, encoded by the exons ATGGCAGCCCGAGTACTTGTCATTGGCAGTGGAGGACGAGAACACACGCTGGCCTGGAAACTTGCACAGTCTACTCATGTCAAACAAGTGTTGGTTACCCCAGGAAATGCAGGCACTGCCTGCTCTGAGAAGATTTCAAATACTG acATCTCAATCAGTGATCATACTGCCCTTGCGCAGTTCTgcaaagatgagaaaattgaatttGTAGTTGTTGGACCAGAGGCACCTCTAGCTGCTG GAATTGTTGGGAACCTGAACTCTGTGGGAGTTCGGTGCTTTGGCCCTACAGCAGAAGCAGCTCAGTTAGAGTCCAGCAAGAGATTTGCCAAAGAGTTTATGGACCGACATGGAATCTCAACAGCAAGATGGAGAGCTTTCACTAAACCTGAAAAAGCCTGTGACTTCATTATGAG TGCAGACTTCCCCGCTTTGGTTGTGAAGGCCAGTGGTCTTGCAGCTGGGAAAGGGGTAATTATTGCCAAGAGCAAAGAGGAGGCCTGTGACGCTGTCAGAGAGATTATGCAG GGTAAAGCATTCGGAGAAGCAGGAGAAACAGTTGTCATTGAAGAACTTCTTGAAGGAGAAGAGGTGTCT TGTCTGTGCTTCACTGATGGACGGACTGTGGCGCCCATGCCCCCAGCACAGGACCATAAGCGATTGCTGGAGGGCGATCAGGGCCCCAACACGGGGGGAATGGGAGCCTACTGTCCAGCCCCTCAG GTTTCTAAGGATTTgttgctaaaaattaaaaataccattcTTCAGAGGACAGTGGATGGCATGCAGGAGGAGGGTATGCCGTACACAG gtGTCCTCTATGCTGGTATAATGCTGACCAAGAACGGCCCCAAAGTTCTGGAATTTAATTGCCGTTTCGGTGATCCAGAGTGCCAA GTGATCCTCCCACTTCTTAAAAGTGATCTTTATGAAGTGATTCAGTCTACCTTAGATGGCTTGCTCTGCACATCTCTGCCTGTTTGGCTGGACAACTGTGCTGCCGTAACTGTGGTCATGGCAAGTAAAGGTTACCCAGGAGACTACACCAAGGGTGTAGAGATAACAG ggtttcctgaggctcgggCTTTAGGACTGGAGGTGTTCCAAGCAGGCACTGCCCTAAAAGATGGCAAGGTGGTGACTAACGGGGGTAGGGTCCTTACTGTCATGGCCATCAGGGAAAGTCTCATCTCAGCCCTTGAAGAAGCCAGGAAAGGACTTGCTGCTATAAAGTTTGAGGGAGCTGTTTATAGGAAAGACATCGGCTTTCGAGCCATAGCTTTCCTCCAGCAGACCAG GGGCCTGACTTACAAGGAATCTGGGGTAGACATTGCAGCTGGTAATATGCTGGTCCAGAAAATTAAACCTTTAGCGAAGGCCACCTCCAGACCAG GCTGTGATGTTGATCTTGGAGGTTTTGCTGGTCTTTTTGATTTGAAAGCAGCTGGTTTCACTGATCCTCTTCTGGCCTGTGGAACAGATGGCGTTGGGACGAAACTGAAG ATTGCCCAGCAGTGCGGTAAACATGACACCATTGGTCAGGATTTGGTTGCGATGTGTGTAAATGACATTCTGGCCCAAGGAGCAGAGCCCCTCTTTTTCCTCGATTACTTTTCCTGTGGAAAACTTGACCTCCATACGACTGAAGCTGTTATCACTGGGATCGCCCAAGCTTGTAGAAAGGCTGGATGTGCTCTCCTCG gAGGTGAAACGGCAGAGATGCCTGACATGTACCCTCCCGGAGAGTATGATCTAGCTGGTTTTGCCGTTGGCGCCATGGAGCGGGATCAGAAACTTCCTCACCTGGAAAGAATCACGGAAGGGGACGCTGTTATTGGAATCGCTTCATCTGGTCTTCACAGCAACGGATTCAGCCTTGTGAGGAAAATAGTAGCAAATTCTTCCCTCCGgtactcttctccagcacctgtTGGTTGTGGTGACCAGACCTTAG GTGACTTACTTCTAACCCCAACCAGAATCTACAGCCACTCACTGTTACCTGTCCTGCGTTCAGGACGTGTTAAGGCTGTTGCACATATTACTGGTGGAGGATTACTGGAAAACATCCCCAGAGTCCTCCCTCAGAAATTGGGGGTGAATTTAG ATGCCCAGACCTGGAGGGTCCCCAGGATCTTCTCATGGTTACAGCATGAAGGTCACCTCTCTGAAGAGGAGATGGCCAGAACATTTAACTGTGGGATTGGGGCTGCCCTCGTGGTATCAGAGGACCTGGTGAAGCAGACTCTGCAGGATATCGAGCAGCACCAGGAAGAAGCCTGGGTGATTGGCAGAGTGGTTGCGTGTCCCGAAG GTTCTCCTCGTGTGAAAGTCGAGCATCTGATTGAGACCATGCAAATAAATGGATCAGTACTGGAGAATGGAACCCTGAGAAATCATATCTCTGTTCAACCGAAAAAGGCAAGAGTAGCTGTCTTAATATCTGGGACAG GATCGAACCTCCAAGCTCTCATAGACAGCACTAGGGAGCCAAGTAGCTTGGCACACATTGTCGTTGTGATCTCCAACAAAGCTGCAGTGGCTGGCTTAGATAAAGCAGAAAAAGCCGGGATTCCCACCAGA GTAATTAATCATAAATTATATAAACATCGTGCAGCATTTGACAATGCAGTTGACGAAGTCCTTGAAGAGTTCTCCACAGACATAGTCTGTCTTGCAGGATTCATGAGAATTTTGTCTGGCCCCTTTGTCCGAAAATGGAATG GGAAAATGCTCAATATCCACCCATCCTTGCTCCCTTCGTTTAAGGGTTCAAATGCCCATGAACAAGTCCTGGACGCTGGGGTCACAATCACCGGGTGCACCGTGCACTTTGTAGCT gaagaTGTAGATGCTGGTCAAATTATCTTACAGGAAGCCGTTCCAGTGAAGAGGGGTGACACTGTTGAAACTCTATCTGAGAGAGTAAAATTAGcagaacataaaatatttccctCAGCCCTCCAGCTGGTGGCCAGTGGAGCTGTATGTCTTGGAGAAAATGGCAGAATCTGTTGGGTCACAGAGGACTGA